In the Micromonospora narathiwatensis genome, one interval contains:
- a CDS encoding alpha-ketoglutarate-dependent dioxygenase AlkB, whose amino-acid sequence MSDLAYQPSMLDFAAQGPTLGPLAGRSRRHELSRDAWVDHLPGWVRGSDAVLDTLLRDVPWRAERRTMYDSEVDVPRLLCWYAAGRPLPHPALTEARAALTRHYAAELGEPFVTAGLCLYRDGRDSVAWHGDTLGRSAHVDTMVAIVSFGSPRPLLLRPRGGGTSLRFPLGHGDLVVMGGSCQRTWEHAIPKTARPVGPRVSVQFRPAGVA is encoded by the coding sequence GTGTCCGACCTCGCGTACCAGCCCTCGATGCTCGACTTCGCCGCGCAGGGGCCGACCCTGGGCCCGCTCGCCGGCCGGTCGCGCCGGCACGAGTTGAGCCGGGACGCCTGGGTCGACCACCTGCCCGGCTGGGTGCGCGGCTCCGACGCGGTGCTCGACACGCTGCTGCGCGACGTGCCCTGGCGGGCCGAGCGCCGCACCATGTACGACAGCGAGGTCGACGTCCCCCGCCTGCTCTGCTGGTACGCCGCCGGCCGGCCACTGCCCCACCCGGCGCTCACCGAGGCACGCGCGGCGCTCACCCGCCACTACGCGGCCGAGCTGGGCGAGCCCTTCGTCACCGCCGGGCTGTGCCTCTACCGGGACGGCCGGGACAGCGTCGCCTGGCACGGCGACACCCTGGGCCGCTCGGCGCACGTCGACACCATGGTCGCCATCGTCTCCTTCGGCTCGCCGCGCCCGCTGCTGCTGCGCCCCCGGGGCGGCGGGACGAGCCTGCGTTTTCCGCTCGGCCACGGCGACCTGGTGGTGATGGGCGGCTCCTGCCAGCGCACCTGGGAGCACGCGATCCCGAAGACCGCACGCCCGGTCGGCCCCCGGGTCAGCGTCCAGTTCCGCCCCGCCGGGGTGGCCTGA
- a CDS encoding polysaccharide pyruvyl transferase family protein → MHQRILLRARKGPFDVLTAEETYERDWIGKNTGNLVFSHAAHKLLATSAAEITPSRFRADPREADEINEKYDVFVIPLANAFRRDYTDQLAAMTRLIERLKIPVVVLGVGAQTDVDGDREFLRPIDETVSRFCRAVLDRSHSIGVRGEITEDYLRTLGFSAVEQIGCPSMFLHGDSLRVEKTKASLGVEDRLAFVISPYVRALSPLVRHHHRRYPNVRYVAQDLYTLGTLLYGDAPHLRGKTNDMPIHTSHPFFVEDKVRMFMDPWPWMEYLAGFDFAFGTRIHGTITALISGTPGYLLAHDSRTLELARYFDIPHRPLRDAPDDIDAAQLYAEADYTALNDGHKERFSRFTGFLARHDLGLSFADGDSATRFDQRVRDIVYPPAVRPASACTSEELLTRLEFVRDENRTLQQKLKALRAQPLRERVRQAVGGRVRRMLRH, encoded by the coding sequence ATGCACCAGCGGATCCTGCTGCGCGCCCGCAAGGGCCCGTTCGACGTACTCACCGCCGAGGAGACCTACGAACGGGACTGGATCGGCAAGAACACCGGCAACCTGGTCTTCAGCCACGCCGCGCACAAACTGCTCGCCACCTCGGCTGCGGAGATCACCCCGTCGCGGTTCCGGGCGGACCCGCGCGAAGCCGACGAGATCAACGAGAAGTACGACGTCTTCGTGATCCCGCTGGCCAACGCCTTCCGCCGCGACTACACGGACCAGTTGGCCGCGATGACCCGGCTGATCGAGCGGCTGAAGATACCGGTGGTGGTGCTCGGGGTCGGGGCGCAGACGGACGTGGACGGCGACCGGGAGTTCCTGCGCCCGATCGACGAGACGGTGAGCCGCTTCTGCCGGGCGGTGCTCGACCGCTCGCACAGCATCGGCGTACGCGGCGAGATCACCGAGGACTACCTGCGTACGCTGGGTTTCTCGGCGGTCGAGCAGATCGGTTGCCCGTCGATGTTCCTGCACGGCGACAGCCTCCGGGTCGAGAAGACGAAGGCGTCCCTGGGCGTCGAGGACCGGCTCGCGTTCGTCATCTCGCCGTACGTCCGGGCGTTGTCCCCGCTCGTCCGCCACCACCACCGGCGCTACCCGAACGTGCGCTACGTGGCGCAGGACCTGTACACCCTCGGCACCCTGCTCTACGGCGACGCACCGCACCTGCGCGGCAAGACCAACGACATGCCGATCCACACCTCGCACCCGTTCTTCGTCGAGGACAAGGTGCGGATGTTCATGGACCCGTGGCCCTGGATGGAGTATCTCGCCGGCTTCGACTTCGCCTTCGGCACCCGGATCCACGGCACCATCACGGCGCTGATCTCCGGCACCCCCGGATATCTCCTCGCCCACGACTCGCGCACCCTGGAGCTGGCCCGCTACTTCGACATCCCGCACCGGCCGCTGCGCGACGCGCCGGACGACATCGACGCCGCCCAGCTCTACGCGGAGGCCGACTACACCGCCCTCAACGACGGCCACAAGGAGCGCTTCTCGCGGTTCACCGGCTTCCTCGCCCGGCACGACCTCGGCCTCTCCTTCGCCGACGGGGACAGCGCCACCCGCTTCGACCAGCGGGTCCGCGACATCGTCTACCCGCCGGCGGTCCGGCCGGCGTCCGCCTGCACGTCCGAGGAACTGCTGACCCGCCTCGAGTTCGTGCGGGACGAGAACCGGACGCTCCAGCAGAAGCTGAAGGCGCTCCGGGCGCAGCCGCTGCGCGAGCGGGTCCGGCAGGCCGTCGGCGGCCGGGTCCGCCGGATGCTGCGCCACTGA